A window of Desulfobacterales bacterium genomic DNA:
CGTGATGGAAGCTGTTGAGGGAGACAAACTGTCGATTGCCATCGCCCTTGCTCAGTCGGGTGTTCCGGTGGTTGCGATTCAATCCAGGCAGCTGAATCAATTTGCAGAAATAGTGAAATTTGAAAAAAAGATTACCCGCCTGGATGCATATGTAATGGCCCGATTTGCTATGGAAATCCACAAAGGACAAATCCAAAATATTGACGGTTTTACGCCTCAGGACCTTGTCGGGCGCGCCAGGGAATTGGCCAAAGCTGCTCGACCACAGCGCGATCCTTTGTGCGAGAAAATCATTTCGGATAAATTCGGTTTTATTTGGGTTGGTATACCGAAGGTCGCCACCCGCAGCATATTGACGGCTCTTTACCGCGAGCCGGTTGTGGATGTGGCGGGTAGACTGGTGAATGAGGAGTTGCAGGCGCTGCTCGATCACGATCCCAACTATCGAAACTATTTTAAGTTTGCACTGGTCCGCAATCCCTGGGCGCGGATTGTTTCGTGTTATGTGAATAAAATTCAACGCGCCAACGAAGAAACTCAGCGCCACATAATTGACCGGTACTCAGGGCTTAGACTCAAGATGCCTTTTGAAGAATTTATCAGATTTTTGTTGGAAGATCCGAGTGGGCAGGATGAGGGCGCCAACCGTCACTGGCTCTCTCAACACGCATTTGTATCCGACAGCAATGGCCAGTTGCTGGTGGATTTCATTGGGAAGATTGAAAATCTTGCTGACGATTTTGCGATTGCCTGCAAACGAATCGGACTACCTGACATCCAATTGCCTTGGTTGAACAGTAGGGAAGGGTGGAAAGTTGATAAAAAGTTGATGAAACAAAAAGACCCCTTTTACTACCGGCAATATTTTACACCCGAAACACAGGAATTGGTGCGAACAAGATATCGCAGGGACATCGAATTGTTTGGGTATGATTTTTAAATAATGACCAATGATACCTGAAAGC
This region includes:
- a CDS encoding sulfotransferase family protein, with product MTPSNMCVAGIDLTENEIMAHVLPNDQNFAVLSNPDGLKDFFQKIVALKPAVAVMEAVEGDKLSIAIALAQSGVPVVAIQSRQLNQFAEIVKFEKKITRLDAYVMARFAMEIHKGQIQNIDGFTPQDLVGRARELAKAARPQRDPLCEKIISDKFGFIWVGIPKVATRSILTALYREPVVDVAGRLVNEELQALLDHDPNYRNYFKFALVRNPWARIVSCYVNKIQRANEETQRHIIDRYSGLRLKMPFEEFIRFLLEDPSGQDEGANRHWLSQHAFVSDSNGQLLVDFIGKIENLADDFAIACKRIGLPDIQLPWLNSREGWKVDKKLMKQKDPFYYRQYFTPETQELVRTRYRRDIELFGYDF